A genomic region of Cuculus canorus isolate bCucCan1 chromosome 24, bCucCan1.pri, whole genome shotgun sequence contains the following coding sequences:
- the TMEM167B gene encoding protein kish-B isoform X1 — protein MGVPGAFRVLGGLWPPPDAPAVYSLDGLLAFALLLVCTCAHLRKVPRLRAWLLSEKRGLWGVFYKAAVIGTRLHVAVAVSCVLMAFYVLVLK, from the exons atgggggtccctggggcGTTCAGGGTCCTTGGGGGCCTGTGGCCACCCCCTGATGCCCCCGCAGTGTATTCTCTGGACGGGCTGCTGGCCTTCGCTCTGCTGCTGGTCTGCACCTGCGCCCACCTGCGCAAGGTGCCACGCCTGCGCGCCTGGCTGCTCTCCGAGAAGCGCGGCCTCTGGGGCGTCTTCTACAAAG CCGCCGTCATCGGCACTCGCCTGCACGTCGCTGTCGCTGTGTCCTGTGTCCTCATGGCATTCTATGTCCTGGTGCTGAAGTGA
- the GPR25 gene encoding probable G-protein coupled receptor 25 isoform X1 yields MLFFSRSHINNTTAGRGQHHPGHQGGHPATAMAPEELSGSADYDYPLVTNMTVNQEVFSRWEVIFTTIFIPILYSFIFLLGLMGNLFVIVLMAKRRGNKRMVDTFVLNLAVADVIFICTLPFWVAAGARGNRWPLGEGLCKVSSYAIAVNRCSSILFLTALSMERYLVIKKVLDTKMMGSQRHIRITCGIIWAASLLLGAPSLVYRRLDGDDCWDEDGEDFSLAMVFLTFLLPLGVISFCYCSIYCRLQRHVRLGRGIRRSHRAIVTIVAAFLCSWLPLNTCKVLLFFLAKGTLVLSQGQEVALRWVVAGSTCLAFVNSCVNPLVYALMDGRCRPRCPRAPGTGPGATVPSSTTDSSLLFGVRIWIKPPPGPRRRSGTQLRAAPGVPRDHLGESPQPCSPASPGATPDPAVPPGP; encoded by the coding sequence ATGCTGTTTTTCAGCAGATCTCACATCAACAACACAACTGCCGGGCGCGGCCAGCACCACCCCGGGCACCAAGGAGGGCACCCGGCCACCGCCATGGCTCCTGAGGAGCTCTCCGGCTCAGCTGACTACGATTATCCACTGGTGACCAACATGACGGTGAACCAGGAGGTCTTCTCCAGGTGGGAGGTCATCTTCACCaccatcttcatccccatcctctactccttcatcttcctccttgGCCTCATGGGGAACCTCTTTGTCATCGTGCTGATGGCCAAGAGGAGGGGGAACAAGAGGATGGTGGACACCTTTGTGCTGAACCTGGCGGTGGCTGATGTCATCTTCATCTGCACTTTGCCCTTCTGGGTGGCGGCGGGAGCACGGGGGAACCGCTGGCCACTTGGCGAAGGGCTCTGCAAGGTGAGCAGCTATGCCATCGCAGTCAACCGCTGCTCCAGCATCCTCTTCCTCACCGCCCTCAGCATGGAGCGCTACCTGGTCATCAAGAAGGTGCTGGACACCAAGATGATGGGTTCACAGAGGCATATCCGCATCACGTGCGGCATCATCTGGGCAGCATCACTCCTCCTGGGTGCCCCGTCCCTGGTGTACCGGCGGCTAGATGGGGATGACTGCTGGGATGAAGATGGAGAGGACTTCAGTCTGGCCATGGTCTTCCTCACTTTCCTCCTGCCCTTGGGAGTCATCTCCTTCTGCTACTGCTCCATCTACTGTCGGCTCCAGCGCCATGTCCGTCTGGGCAGGGGCATCCGGCGTTCCCACCGTGCCATTGTCACTATCGTCGCAgccttcctctgctcctggtTGCCCCTCAACACCTGCAAGGTGCTGCTCTTCTTCCTCGCCAAGGGTACGCTGGTCCTGTCCCAGGGGCAGGAGGTGGCCTTGAGGTGGGTGGTGGCCGGCAGCACCTGCTTGGCCTTCGTTAACAGCTGCGTCAACCCCCTGGTCTACGCCCTGATGGATGGACGCTGCCGTCCCCGATGTCCCCGCGCTCCGGGGACAGGTCCCGGTGCAACTGTCCCTTCTTCCACCACGGACTCCAGCCTCCTCTTTGGTGTCCGGATCTGGATCAAGCCACCCCCCGGCCCCCGGCGCAGGAGCGGGACCCAGCTCCGGGCGGCACCGGGGGTCCCACGGGACCACCTCGGAGAGAGTCCCCAACCCTGCTCCCCAGCGTCCCCAGGTGCCACCCCAGACCCTGCTGTCCCACCTGGTCCCTAG
- the GPR25 gene encoding probable G-protein coupled receptor 25 isoform X2 has protein sequence MLFFSRSHINNTTAGRGQHHPGHQGGHPATAMAPEELSGSADYDYPLVTNMTVNQEVFSRWEVIFTTIFIPILYSFIFLLGLMGNLFVIVLMAKRRGNKRMVDTFVLNLAVADVIFICTLPFWVAAGARGNRWPLGEGLCKVSSYAIAVNRCSSILFLTALSMERYLVIKKVLDTKMMGSQRHIRITCGIIWAASLLLGAPSLVYRRLDGDDCWDEDGEDFSLAMVFLTFLLPLGVISFCYCSIYCRLQRHVRLGRGIRRSHRAIVTIVAAFLCSWLPLNTCKLRQPPGLRPDGWTLPSPMSPRSGDRSRCNCPFFHHGLQPPLWCPDLDQATPRPPAQERDPAPGGTGGPTGPPRRESPTLLPSVPRCHPRPCCPTWSLAIIQVQLVIPKGAATLHSPCSLSAGRIRPPG, from the exons ATGCTGTTTTTCAGCAGATCTCACATCAACAACACAACTGCCGGGCGCGGCCAGCACCACCCCGGGCACCAAGGAGGGCACCCGGCCACCGCCATGGCTCCTGAGGAGCTCTCCGGCTCAGCTGACTACGATTATCCACTGGTGACCAACATGACGGTGAACCAGGAGGTCTTCTCCAGGTGGGAGGTCATCTTCACCaccatcttcatccccatcctctactccttcatcttcctccttgGCCTCATGGGGAACCTCTTTGTCATCGTGCTGATGGCCAAGAGGAGGGGGAACAAGAGGATGGTGGACACCTTTGTGCTGAACCTGGCGGTGGCTGATGTCATCTTCATCTGCACTTTGCCCTTCTGGGTGGCGGCGGGAGCACGGGGGAACCGCTGGCCACTTGGCGAAGGGCTCTGCAAGGTGAGCAGCTATGCCATCGCAGTCAACCGCTGCTCCAGCATCCTCTTCCTCACCGCCCTCAGCATGGAGCGCTACCTGGTCATCAAGAAGGTGCTGGACACCAAGATGATGGGTTCACAGAGGCATATCCGCATCACGTGCGGCATCATCTGGGCAGCATCACTCCTCCTGGGTGCCCCGTCCCTGGTGTACCGGCGGCTAGATGGGGATGACTGCTGGGATGAAGATGGAGAGGACTTCAGTCTGGCCATGGTCTTCCTCACTTTCCTCCTGCCCTTGGGAGTCATCTCCTTCTGCTACTGCTCCATCTACTGTCGGCTCCAGCGCCATGTCCGTCTGGGCAGGGGCATCCGGCGTTCCCACCGTGCCATTGTCACTATCGTCGCAgccttcctctgctcctggtTGCCCCTCAACACCTGCAAG CTGCGTCAACCCCCTGGTCTACGCCCTGATGGATGGACGCTGCCGTCCCCGATGTCCCCGCGCTCCGGGGACAGGTCCCGGTGCAACTGTCCCTTCTTCCACCACGGACTCCAGCCTCCTCTTTGGTGTCCGGATCTGGATCAAGCCACCCCCCGGCCCCCGGCGCAGGAGCGGGACCCAGCTCCGGGCGGCACCGGGGGTCCCACGGGACCACCTCGGAGAGAGTCCCCAACCCTGCTCCCCAGCGTCCCCAGGTGCCACCCCAGACCCTGCTGTCCCACCTGGTCCCTAGCCATAATCCAGGTCCAACTTGTGATCCCCAAGGGAGCTGCCACCCTGcactctccctgcagcctcagtGCAGGCAGGATCCGGCCCCCAGGATAA
- the LOC104062315 gene encoding protein FAM107B-like, whose product MATDGHRGLIQPRKVPNPMRESRSHRELHRELLFSHSRGILPRHRAELPRVLEGRRLRQLREEMQGPPSNLEQQLRERHQRLEEHERETAAGPDPDPRPEFLLVRDRLRKMNLVEPGAQQT is encoded by the exons ATGGCCACTGATGGCCACAGGGGCCTCATCCAGCCCAGGAAAGTGCCAAACCCAATGCGGGAGTCCCGGAGCCACCGGGAGCTGCACCGGGAGCTGCTCTTCAGCCACAGCAG GGGTATCCTGCCCCGGCACAGGGCTGAGCTCCCACGGGTGCTGGAGGGCCGGCGTCTCAGGCAGCTGAGGGAGGAGATGCAAGGACCCCCCTCCaacctggagcagcagctgagggaacgCCACCAGAGGCTTGAGGAG CACGAGCGGGAGACAGCAGCGGGGCCTGATCCAGATCCTCGCCCTGAGTTCTTGCTGGTGCGGGACAGACTGAGGAAGATGAACCTGGTGGAGCCGGGCGCCCAGCAGACGTGA
- the TMEM167B gene encoding protein kish-B isoform X2 yields the protein MTNVYSLDGLLAFALLLVCTCAHLRKVPRLRAWLLSEKRGLWGVFYKAAVIGTRLHVAVAVSCVLMAFYVLVLK from the exons ATGACCAACG TGTATTCTCTGGACGGGCTGCTGGCCTTCGCTCTGCTGCTGGTCTGCACCTGCGCCCACCTGCGCAAGGTGCCACGCCTGCGCGCCTGGCTGCTCTCCGAGAAGCGCGGCCTCTGGGGCGTCTTCTACAAAG CCGCCGTCATCGGCACTCGCCTGCACGTCGCTGTCGCTGTGTCCTGTGTCCTCATGGCATTCTATGTCCTGGTGCTGAAGTGA
- the GPR25 gene encoding probable G-protein coupled receptor 25 isoform X3 has protein sequence MAPEELSGSADYDYPLVTNMTVNQEVFSRWEVIFTTIFIPILYSFIFLLGLMGNLFVIVLMAKRRGNKRMVDTFVLNLAVADVIFICTLPFWVAAGARGNRWPLGEGLCKVSSYAIAVNRCSSILFLTALSMERYLVIKKVLDTKMMGSQRHIRITCGIIWAASLLLGAPSLVYRRLDGDDCWDEDGEDFSLAMVFLTFLLPLGVISFCYCSIYCRLQRHVRLGRGIRRSHRAIVTIVAAFLCSWLPLNTCKVLLFFLAKGTLVLSQGQEVALRWVVAGSTCLAFVNSCVNPLVYALMDGRCRPRCPRAPGTGPGATVPSSTTDSSLLFGVRIWIKPPPGPRRRSGTQLRAAPGVPRDHLGESPQPCSPASPGATPDPAVPPGP, from the coding sequence ATGGCTCCTGAGGAGCTCTCCGGCTCAGCTGACTACGATTATCCACTGGTGACCAACATGACGGTGAACCAGGAGGTCTTCTCCAGGTGGGAGGTCATCTTCACCaccatcttcatccccatcctctactccttcatcttcctccttgGCCTCATGGGGAACCTCTTTGTCATCGTGCTGATGGCCAAGAGGAGGGGGAACAAGAGGATGGTGGACACCTTTGTGCTGAACCTGGCGGTGGCTGATGTCATCTTCATCTGCACTTTGCCCTTCTGGGTGGCGGCGGGAGCACGGGGGAACCGCTGGCCACTTGGCGAAGGGCTCTGCAAGGTGAGCAGCTATGCCATCGCAGTCAACCGCTGCTCCAGCATCCTCTTCCTCACCGCCCTCAGCATGGAGCGCTACCTGGTCATCAAGAAGGTGCTGGACACCAAGATGATGGGTTCACAGAGGCATATCCGCATCACGTGCGGCATCATCTGGGCAGCATCACTCCTCCTGGGTGCCCCGTCCCTGGTGTACCGGCGGCTAGATGGGGATGACTGCTGGGATGAAGATGGAGAGGACTTCAGTCTGGCCATGGTCTTCCTCACTTTCCTCCTGCCCTTGGGAGTCATCTCCTTCTGCTACTGCTCCATCTACTGTCGGCTCCAGCGCCATGTCCGTCTGGGCAGGGGCATCCGGCGTTCCCACCGTGCCATTGTCACTATCGTCGCAgccttcctctgctcctggtTGCCCCTCAACACCTGCAAGGTGCTGCTCTTCTTCCTCGCCAAGGGTACGCTGGTCCTGTCCCAGGGGCAGGAGGTGGCCTTGAGGTGGGTGGTGGCCGGCAGCACCTGCTTGGCCTTCGTTAACAGCTGCGTCAACCCCCTGGTCTACGCCCTGATGGATGGACGCTGCCGTCCCCGATGTCCCCGCGCTCCGGGGACAGGTCCCGGTGCAACTGTCCCTTCTTCCACCACGGACTCCAGCCTCCTCTTTGGTGTCCGGATCTGGATCAAGCCACCCCCCGGCCCCCGGCGCAGGAGCGGGACCCAGCTCCGGGCGGCACCGGGGGTCCCACGGGACCACCTCGGAGAGAGTCCCCAACCCTGCTCCCCAGCGTCCCCAGGTGCCACCCCAGACCCTGCTGTCCCACCTGGTCCCTAG